Part of the Pelagicoccus enzymogenes genome is shown below.
GCCGTCGCCCATCTTGGGCTGCCAGCGCAAGGCGCCGTAGTAGCGGCGGTCGTCGTTGAAGGTGTGGTCCTGGCGGAACTTGGACTCGTCGTTCATAGCGATGAAGCGCACCGCCAGAACGTCCTCGATCAAGGGCTTGCTCACGTCCACCACCTCGCGATGGGAGCCGTAGCTGTCGAACCCGACCTCCAAGGCGCCGCCGGACTCGCTCATGTAAGGATCCTTGAGGGAGCCGTTGATAATGCCGGCCGGGCTCCCAAGCCCGTAGAGGATCGAGTTGGAGCCGCGCTGGATGTCCACGCGGGAAATGTTATAGGAGTTGGTCGGGATGTTCGAGGTGAAGTAATTGCGGGTGATGTCCGCCTGGTTGAGGCCACGCAAGCGCGTGCCGCGCTGCGGGTTCACCAGCATTTCGTTGCGGTAGCCACCGTCGTCGGCGTTAGTCCCGTAGAAGTTGCCTCCGATGCCCGCGACCTCTGAATTGGTCGTATACACTAGGATATCCTTGAGGTCTGTCGAAGCCGTATCGTCGAGGAATTCCTCAGTCACGACCGAGATCGCGGAGGCCACGTCCTTTAGCTGCGTTTTAAGACGGGAGCCGGCGAGAGAGGATGTGGCGCGGTAGCCTTGGTTATCTTCGCCAGTCACCTCGAAGGGAGAGAGCTCGAAGACATCTTCGTCCGCCTCGTCGGCGTTTTGGGCGGTGAGCGGAATCGCGGAAATCGTCGCGATACAAGAGATCGAAAACAGCTTCGACCAGGGCGCCTGATGGACAGGCGCAATGAGGTTAGGGTATCTATTCATAGCTTGGTTGCAAAGGAGATCAGCTAGATCTCGTTGGTAGGGTTAGCTTTACAGGGGGTAAGCCTCGAGAACACCTAGGGAAACGCGAAGGGACGACCTACAGCGATGGGGCTTGAGGTCGACCGCGAGATGGAGGGGCTCTCACGGCATCTTGGAGTAAGAAAAAGAAGATTCGCTTGAGGACGCTGTATGGACGGCCTCAGCAACCTTCTGGTAGACGAGGCTAATTTTAACCCAATACGCCCAGATCCTCAATCCCCCAATTGGGGGAAAGTGCCAGCAGGCATCATAAAACCTCCGTTCTTTTCCCGGATTGCCACGAGCTTCGCGATGTCTTTTCCCTGAGAAAACCCCACAAGAAGTTCCAGGCTTTGGGCGTCCACCGCGAGACAACGAATGAACGCAGAATTGAACAGTGAAGGCCAAGGGATGCGATACTAGTATCAGTTGATACGAAACCAGATGTGTAACCACAATCTAGATACAAAGACAGCTTCTTGCGTTGATCGCCGATAGAAAGCCAAGCTGCTTCAGCGCAGTCACGAAGTCAGGCAGCGAAGGCTTGGCGGCCGTCGGTCGCTATTCCATCCCCTTCGTAGCTCGGTAACCCATCTATCCACTCCACCTACCCCTGAGGATTTGGCGTCCCGTAAAGGATTGGTTCGCTAACGCTCAGGACTTCGTCCCAACACTTCGTGTTGCCCATCTCCGCTCGCAGGCTCGCTACGTCGAACCTCTCTTCCCGGTTCTCACCCTTTCCGCGTCGCCAAACCCTGCGGAGCTGGCGTCCCAAAGAATTGGAAATTCGAACTTTTTCAGCGCAATCATCCACGTACCCACAGACTGCTCGAAATCCTTCTTAGCCACTACGGGTCAGCTACTTACCATTCCTAGAAGCAAAAAGCACCTAGCCCTCCTAAAAGCGATCAGATGCGCCGACCGATGGGCTGAACGAATGAGACAGGAACCTTCCGTGACACAATCCGACATCGCAAAGGAGGAGGGAATTTGTCGGACTCGCGTGTCTCAACTGCTCCAACTGAAACGCCTTCCCGAGGACATCAGAAGGAAGCTAGAACACGCTCCAGAACAGCTTACAATCCCTATCAACATACACTCGTTGCGAAAACTGGCCGCTTCCAAGACCGCGGAAAATTCGAGCAAATCTTCAGCATAGCTCTCACGCTTGGGTATGACCGCCTTGCGGTCATACCCGCGATGCGCTGGACTCTACCGCGACATAGCGAAGGCAGTCGCATCCATACCTAGTTGTTGGCGAGGTCGAGGGGCACTTGGATGAAGCCTGGACATCGTCCGTTGACGGGGACAAGCGCCACGAGGCGGGCCAGTGTCGAACATCATTTGAAAACGTACCACCCGTCATCACCTCAAAACGTACCACCTGAGCGTGGTTTTTTCATGGGTTTACGGGTTGTTCGGGGCAAGCCTGATTTCGTAGCCGATAGCTTCTTCCAGCGATCTTGATGACGTTGGCGTGGTGGAGGAAGCGATCGAGGATCGCCGTGGCGGCGGGAACGTCGCCGATAAGCTTGCCCCATTCCTCCAAGGGGCGGTTGGAGGTCATCATCGTCGCCTTCACCTCATAGCGACGCATGACGATCTCGAAGAGATACTCCCCCGACTTGGGGGGCAGCTGCTTGATGCCCATGTCGTCGATGATCAGCAGGTCGCACTTGAGATAGCGGGTCATTATCTTGTGGTGGCGTTCGGCCAGGTCGTCGTCCATCAGCTCGGCGACGACGTCGAAGATCGAGCGGTAGAGCACGCTTTTGCCCCTTTTGGCGACCTCGGCGCCGATGGCTTGGGCAAGATGGCTTTTTCCCACTCCGGGAGGGCCGATGAGCAATACGTCGCGCGGTTCCTCCACGAAGCGTCCCGTCGCCAGGGCGTAGACCTGCTTGCGGTCGATGCTGGAGTTGAAGGAGAAGTCGAAGCCGTCGAGGCTTCGGCTTTCGCGGAAGGCGGCGGCCTTGAGCCGTCGCTCCAGCGCTCTTTGCTCGCGGATGTCGATCTCGTCCTGCAGGGCAAGCTCGAGGAACTCGACGTGGTCGAGCCCGTTGCCTCGGGCCTCCTGCAGCCGCAGCTCCAGCGTGGAAGCCAAGCCGGAGAGGCGCAGCTTGCTTAGGTTCTTTCTGATGTTCTCGTTCATGTATCTTCTATTTGGTTACGGATAAAACTCGTTTTCTTTGGACCCCTAGCCCCTGCGGTCCCGCTGGGCGGGAAGCAGCGGGTTCGGGCAGCGCCCGAGGGCCTCTTGCCGCTAGTTGCCGGGATCGAACAGGGAGGCGCCGCCGATATGGCTGTCGTAGCCGGCCGGAGAACGGATGATCTCGTGGCTCTCGAGGAAGCTGAAGCTTTCCTGTCGAGCCGGAGCGACCAGCCAGTTCTTCAGCTCGCCGAGGCGGTAGTGCCCGTGCAGCGTCGCCTTGGCGCAGGCGGCGTCGATCTGGCTCTTGCTGTATTTGCCGTTCAAGGACAG
Proteins encoded:
- the istB gene encoding IS21-like element helper ATPase IstB, with translation MNENIRKNLSKLRLSGLASTLELRLQEARGNGLDHVEFLELALQDEIDIREQRALERRLKAAAFRESRSLDGFDFSFNSSIDRKQVYALATGRFVEEPRDVLLIGPPGVGKSHLAQAIGAEVAKRGKSVLYRSIFDVVAELMDDDLAERHHKIMTRYLKCDLLIIDDMGIKQLPPKSGEYLFEIVMRRYEVKATMMTSNRPLEEWGKLIGDVPAATAILDRFLHHANVIKIAGRSYRLRNQACPEQPVNP